A window of Sphingomonas adhaesiva contains these coding sequences:
- a CDS encoding recombinase family protein gives MLVGYARVSSAGQSLDVQFDALKAAGCEKLFAEKESGTSTDNRKALADALDFIRENDTLLVSRIDRLARSVGDLETIVATIKRKGAFLKAIEQPIDTSSPAGVAFLQMLGVFAQFETAIRKERQAEGIAKAKAEGRYKGRKPTVDVNEVRSLRAEGVRPVDIAAKLGIARASVYRALADA, from the coding sequence ATGCTGGTAGGTTACGCGAGGGTGTCGTCGGCAGGGCAATCGCTGGACGTGCAGTTTGATGCCCTCAAGGCTGCTGGCTGCGAGAAGCTGTTTGCCGAAAAGGAAAGCGGGACCAGCACCGACAACCGCAAGGCGCTAGCCGACGCGTTGGATTTCATCCGTGAGAATGACACCCTTCTTGTTAGCCGGATCGACAGGCTGGCGAGATCGGTTGGCGACTTGGAGACGATCGTCGCCACCATCAAGCGCAAGGGTGCCTTCCTCAAGGCCATCGAACAGCCAATCGATACGTCGTCGCCCGCCGGTGTCGCGTTCCTACAGATGCTGGGCGTCTTTGCGCAGTTCGAGACTGCTATTCGTAAAGAGCGTCAGGCGGAAGGCATCGCCAAGGCCAAGGCGGAAGGACGCTACAAGGGCCGCAAGCCGACTGTGGACGTGAACGAGGTTCGGTCGCTTAGGGCAGAGGGCGTCCGCCCGGTGGATATTGCAGCCAAGCTGGGGATCGCACGGGCGAGCGTCTATCGGGCGTTGGCAGACGCATAA
- a CDS encoding shikimate 5-dehydrogenase produces MKPPIGPATRLCMSLAARPGTFGSRFHNHLYAALGLDYVYKAFTTTDLAGAIAGIRALGIRGCAVSMPFKEDVIPLLDALRSSAAAIESVNTIVNDDGHLSGYNTDYSAVAALVQPLARRPFLLRGSGGMAKAVATAMVDAGFAGGTIVARNAARGPALATKLGCDWVADADERTAPILVNVTPLGMTGADQDALAFTPAQIAAAEVVIDAVARPVDTPLLRAARSAGKRVVTGAAIAKLQALEQFVLYTGVTPTDEQVAAAEAFALA; encoded by the coding sequence ATGAAACCACCGATCGGCCCCGCCACCCGCCTGTGCATGTCGCTCGCCGCCCGCCCCGGCACCTTCGGCTCGCGCTTCCACAACCATCTCTACGCCGCGCTGGGGCTGGATTACGTCTACAAGGCGTTCACGACCACCGACCTGGCGGGCGCGATCGCCGGCATCCGCGCGCTGGGCATCCGCGGCTGCGCGGTATCGATGCCGTTCAAGGAGGACGTGATCCCGCTACTCGACGCGCTGCGCAGCTCCGCCGCCGCGATCGAGAGCGTCAACACCATCGTCAACGACGACGGGCATCTGTCCGGCTACAACACCGACTATAGCGCGGTCGCCGCGTTGGTGCAGCCGCTCGCCCGCCGCCCCTTCCTGCTGCGCGGCAGCGGCGGCATGGCGAAGGCGGTGGCGACCGCGATGGTCGACGCAGGCTTCGCCGGCGGCACGATCGTCGCGCGCAACGCCGCCAGGGGGCCGGCGCTCGCGACGAAGCTCGGTTGCGACTGGGTCGCCGATGCCGACGAGCGGACCGCGCCGATCCTGGTCAACGTCACGCCGCTCGGCATGACCGGCGCCGATCAGGACGCGCTCGCCTTCACCCCGGCGCAGATCGCCGCGGCGGAGGTCGTGATCGATGCCGTGGCCAGGCCGGTCGACACCCCGCTGCTGCGCGCGGCGCGATCCGCGGGCAAGCGCGTGGTGACCGGCGCCGCGATCGCCAAGCTGCAGGCGCTGGAGCAGTTCGTGCTCTATACCGGCGTCACCCCCACCGACGAACAGGTCGCGGCGGCGGAGGCCTTCGCGCTGGCCTGA
- a CDS encoding sensor histidine kinase, with translation MREVLRALRTPSLGARLVLMLTAVGIAGALGATVLLASVLVPSFSVLERRSADVHVVRIEGALRAMTTEVQEMARDHADGVKGRSRAALVYAVPGRRAVGGYFMRRGAGVAAIGVAPDARGGTIVAVRPVTGAMLSRIEPSIAIDRTPVDATSVQPERHHLAVAMPLPGADGRGVASIRFMVPREVSTLGRRLLLLAIAGSVLLLLLVLTMLRRMIGEQVLTPLARLQLHMEGVRSSGVLNPFPNEARVDEIGALGRSFNAMLAQLRRLREQNAVQTFALGRSESAVAVMHNVRNALSPIGTMLSHAVVQPPFDVALVRRALDELAGPELEEDRRRRLIAFVMRALDAGTAAMAERVAQDAMARRALAHVLDIIGQQQATAHERPRLAACDLTLILTQQAAIAGHAGGAIAAFVLPDAPVMVRANAVLLSQVIGNLFANAAEAIAATGRTRGRVTVSVARGDDQVSLRIADDGEGFDPAEAALLFRRGFSTRAHKSGGLGLHWCANTLVAMDGTLRLESAGRGGGATATVTLLAATEAMAVAA, from the coding sequence ATGCGCGAGGTCCTTCGCGCGTTGCGCACCCCGTCGCTGGGGGCGCGGCTCGTGCTCATGCTGACCGCGGTGGGGATCGCGGGCGCGCTGGGCGCGACGGTGCTGCTGGCGAGCGTGCTGGTGCCCAGTTTCTCCGTGCTGGAACGCCGCTCCGCCGACGTCCATGTCGTGCGGATAGAGGGCGCGCTGCGCGCAATGACGACCGAGGTGCAGGAGATGGCGCGCGATCATGCCGACGGGGTGAAGGGTCGCTCGCGGGCGGCGCTGGTGTATGCCGTGCCCGGCCGGCGGGCGGTGGGCGGCTATTTCATGCGCCGGGGGGCGGGTGTCGCGGCGATCGGCGTCGCGCCGGACGCCCGTGGCGGCACCATCGTGGCGGTGCGGCCGGTCACGGGGGCGATGTTGTCGCGGATCGAGCCGAGCATCGCGATCGATCGGACGCCGGTCGACGCGACGTCGGTCCAGCCGGAACGGCACCATCTGGCGGTCGCGATGCCGCTTCCCGGGGCCGACGGGCGCGGGGTGGCGAGCATCCGCTTCATGGTGCCGCGCGAGGTGTCGACGCTGGGGCGGCGGCTTTTACTGCTGGCGATCGCGGGATCGGTGCTGCTCCTGCTGCTGGTGCTGACGATGCTGCGGCGGATGATCGGGGAGCAGGTGCTGACGCCGCTGGCGCGGTTGCAGCTCCATATGGAGGGGGTGCGCTCGTCGGGCGTGCTGAATCCGTTCCCGAACGAGGCGCGCGTGGACGAGATCGGCGCGCTGGGGCGCAGCTTCAACGCGATGCTGGCGCAGCTGCGGCGGCTGCGCGAGCAGAATGCGGTGCAGACCTTCGCGCTGGGGCGCTCGGAAAGCGCGGTGGCGGTGATGCACAACGTCCGCAACGCGCTGTCGCCGATCGGCACGATGCTGAGCCATGCCGTGGTGCAGCCGCCGTTCGACGTGGCGCTGGTGCGCCGCGCGCTGGACGAGCTCGCCGGGCCGGAACTGGAGGAGGATCGTCGCAGGCGGCTGATCGCCTTCGTCATGAGGGCGCTGGATGCGGGGACCGCGGCGATGGCGGAACGCGTCGCGCAGGACGCGATGGCGCGGCGCGCGCTGGCGCATGTGCTCGACATCATCGGGCAGCAGCAGGCGACGGCACACGAGCGGCCGCGGCTGGCGGCGTGCGATCTGACGCTGATCCTGACGCAACAGGCGGCGATCGCGGGGCATGCGGGGGGTGCGATCGCGGCCTTCGTGCTGCCGGACGCGCCGGTCATGGTGCGCGCGAATGCGGTCCTGCTCAGCCAGGTGATCGGCAATCTGTTCGCCAATGCGGCCGAAGCGATCGCCGCGACCGGGCGAACGCGGGGGCGGGTGACCGTTTCGGTCGCGCGGGGCGACGATCAGGTGAGCCTGCGCATCGCGGATGACGGCGAAGGCTTCGATCCCGCGGAGGCGGCGCTGCTGTTCCGGCGCGGTTTTTCGACCCGCGCGCACAAGTCCGGGGGGCTGGGGCTGCATTGGTGCGCGAACACGCTGGTCGCGATGGACGGCACGTTGCGGCTGGAGAGCGCGGGGAGAGGGGGCGGGGCCACCGCGACCGTCACCCTGCTCGCGGCGACGGAGGCGATGGCGGTCGCCGCGTGA
- a CDS encoding DUF3800 domain-containing protein, translating to MLYVYVDESENANPDILVLSGVIGSRKRWKRFTAEWKNALKGYRLDTFHTAELFIRFSEDESRRREVIGYFRRLIGENVDCGVSVIVSKSELDEVITETDHPIYRTSYGFLLYQLVILTCNNTDFSQEIQFVFDEHSLSGKIKEVWSEFVAQSPIVHQQRIRREPIFLSDANCEPLQAADFLAWRERRLMVERITAKPDPMPYDIMKTERFPVFRQWCHREYLHDLRRTMENPDAVRMEIVVNMIKEKFKFIK from the coding sequence ATGCTTTATGTCTACGTTGACGAGAGTGAAAATGCTAACCCCGACATTCTAGTTCTTAGCGGTGTGATTGGATCAAGAAAGCGATGGAAAAGGTTCACCGCTGAATGGAAAAATGCCCTAAAGGGATACAGGCTTGACACTTTTCATACGGCAGAACTGTTTATCCGGTTTTCGGAAGATGAGAGTCGAAGGAGGGAGGTAATTGGATATTTTAGAAGGCTGATAGGGGAGAATGTTGATTGTGGAGTTTCGGTTATAGTTTCTAAATCTGAATTAGACGAAGTTATTACGGAGACTGATCACCCTATATACAGAACCTCATATGGATTTTTGCTATACCAGCTTGTAATTCTTACATGTAATAATACGGATTTTTCTCAAGAAATACAGTTTGTTTTCGATGAACACAGTCTGTCTGGTAAGATAAAGGAGGTTTGGTCGGAGTTTGTTGCCCAATCTCCAATTGTTCATCAACAGAGAATTCGACGTGAGCCAATTTTTTTGAGCGACGCCAATTGCGAGCCTTTACAGGCCGCAGATTTTCTAGCGTGGCGTGAACGTCGGCTTATGGTTGAAAGAATAACAGCAAAGCCCGATCCCATGCCGTATGACATAATGAAAACGGAGCGCTTTCCTGTGTTTAGACAATGGTGTCACCGAGAATATTTACACGACCTGCGTAGAACCATGGAAAATCCCGATGCAGTGCGTATGGAGATTGTGGTAAACATGATAAAAGAAAAGTTCAAATTTATAAAATAG
- the dinB gene encoding DNA polymerase IV, with amino-acid sequence MAAKSPIAYIARVPRKIIHIDMDAFYASVEQRDAPELRGRPVAVGGSRARGVVAAASYEARVFGVRSAMPSVTAIRRCPDLVFVKPRFEVYSAISRQIRAIFADYTDLIEPLSLDEAYLDVTEDRHGLGSAQAIAEQIRARIREETQLTASAGVSYNKFIAKLASDQNKPDGICVIPPAKGAAFVASLPVKRFHGVGPVTTGKMARLGIETGADLRARSIDMLRRHFGSYADYLYAAARGEDERPVRAHRVAKSIGAERTFSTNLGDPAAIDEGLALVADAAWTRIERGQARGRTVTLKVRRADFHTITRARSVPAGIADKAHFLATGAGLLAPLLPVAGGIRLLGLTLSGMIRDEEDAQPALPL; translated from the coding sequence ATGGCCGCGAAGTCACCGATCGCCTATATCGCCCGCGTGCCGCGCAAGATCATCCATATCGACATGGACGCCTTCTACGCCAGCGTCGAGCAGCGCGACGCGCCGGAACTGCGCGGGCGCCCGGTCGCGGTCGGGGGCAGCCGCGCGCGCGGCGTGGTGGCGGCGGCCAGCTACGAGGCGCGGGTGTTCGGGGTACGCTCCGCCATGCCCTCGGTCACCGCGATCCGGCGCTGCCCCGACCTGGTCTTCGTCAAGCCGCGGTTCGAAGTGTATAGCGCGATCAGCCGCCAGATCCGCGCGATCTTCGCCGATTACACCGACCTGATCGAGCCGCTGTCGCTCGACGAGGCGTATCTGGACGTTACCGAAGATCGCCACGGGCTCGGCTCCGCACAGGCCATCGCCGAGCAGATCCGTGCCCGCATCAGGGAAGAGACGCAGCTGACCGCATCGGCCGGCGTCAGCTACAACAAGTTCATCGCAAAGCTCGCCTCCGACCAGAACAAGCCCGACGGCATCTGCGTCATCCCGCCCGCGAAGGGCGCCGCCTTCGTCGCGTCGCTGCCGGTCAAGCGCTTCCACGGCGTCGGCCCCGTCACCACCGGGAAGATGGCGCGGCTGGGGATCGAGACCGGGGCGGACCTGCGCGCGCGCAGCATCGACATGCTCCGCCGGCATTTCGGCAGCTACGCCGATTACCTCTACGCCGCGGCGCGCGGAGAGGACGAGCGCCCGGTCCGCGCGCACCGCGTCGCCAAGTCGATCGGCGCCGAGCGCACCTTCTCGACCAACCTCGGCGATCCCGCCGCGATCGACGAGGGGCTGGCGCTGGTCGCCGATGCCGCCTGGACCCGGATCGAGCGCGGGCAGGCGCGCGGGCGCACCGTCACGCTGAAGGTCCGCCGCGCCGACTTCCACACCATCACCCGCGCGCGCTCGGTCCCCGCGGGCATCGCGGACAAGGCGCATTTCCTCGCCACCGGCGCAGGCCTGCTCGCGCCGCTGCTTCCCGTCGCCGGCGGGATCCGGCTGCTCGGGCTCACGCTGTCGGGCATGATCCGCGACGAGGAGGATGCGCAGCCCGCGCTGCCGCTGTAG
- a CDS encoding epoxyqueuosine reductase QueH, protein MIGYGGGMTENLQRPVLTPPDGQTKVLLHSCCAPCSGEVMEAMTASGIDYTIFFYNPNIHPKEEYILRKEENIRFAEKHGVPFVDADYDTVNWFRRARGMEFEPERGLRCTMCFDMRFERTALYAHENGFPVITSSLGISRWKNMTQINGSGERAAAHYPGISYWTFNWRKGGGAARMIEISKREHFYQQEYCGCVYSLRDTNAHRVAQGREEIRIGEMYYGEE, encoded by the coding sequence ATGATCGGCTACGGCGGCGGCATGACCGAGAACCTGCAACGACCCGTGCTCACCCCGCCCGACGGCCAGACGAAGGTGCTGCTCCACTCCTGCTGCGCGCCGTGTTCGGGCGAAGTGATGGAGGCGATGACCGCGAGCGGGATCGACTATACGATCTTCTTCTACAATCCCAACATCCACCCCAAGGAGGAATATATCCTCCGCAAGGAGGAGAATATCCGCTTCGCCGAAAAGCACGGCGTCCCCTTCGTCGATGCCGATTACGACACGGTGAACTGGTTCAGGCGCGCCAGGGGAATGGAGTTCGAGCCCGAGCGGGGGCTGCGCTGCACGATGTGTTTCGACATGCGGTTCGAGCGCACCGCGCTGTACGCGCACGAGAACGGCTTTCCCGTCATCACGTCGTCGCTGGGCATCTCGCGCTGGAAGAACATGACGCAGATCAACGGCAGCGGCGAGCGCGCGGCGGCGCATTATCCGGGCATTTCGTACTGGACGTTCAACTGGCGCAAGGGCGGCGGCGCGGCGCGGATGATCGAGATCAGCAAGCGCGAGCATTTCTACCAGCAGGAATATTGCGGCTGCGTCTATTCGCTGCGCGACACCAACGCGCACCGCGTCGCCCAGGGGCGTGAAGAAATCCGCATCGGCGAGATGTATTACGGGGAGGAGTGA
- a CDS encoding site-specific integrase, with protein MSLSTYLHKRPNSQSWQLRMMIPVSARAVMGRAELTRSLRTPDRRAAEANAYPILAEWKRMIAAATCSGATDYTQIYRPSRAEIEEAALLVGYENAGEKLDALIKRKARFGEKAYTALADAFDRRHKEAVRNLHAGEQGFWIDIARRQVAKRSWLLPEDGEEFRLFVGAIQRCGIDLFASARSKIAGDDGGSPSNYVRTVQQNRQKRAKAGEGILDLFDQYAAQRLLEGRKKRDSLEQDRKIIELFSEFVGGDRILKSLEQKEVRDWRNAVRSLPSGYKKRKLYDGLSMREAVKVARERGDEGVSLSTVNKYLSAVSALFVWATREGYAERNPCDGLFYDLEKGKNARPPFSADQLNAMLSSPLFTGFERKGKEFKRGDCMADDWRYWIPLVAMFTGARIGEVAQLFVDDVQQEDGHSFLIIRNDDDREQGTKNGQDRIAPIHSILQRIGFLLFVEQRRSELKGGPGALFPELTRNNRGQMAAPSRFWRTYLTRIGIKEGADGFGSHSFRHGLADQLRQAGCLDNEVAVAIGHKQKTVTSGYGRIRQGSAARLAALIEGAKFEGVNFAPLIERANRRHGGPIAVEGRS; from the coding sequence ATGAGCCTGTCGACCTACCTCCACAAGCGGCCAAACTCGCAGTCTTGGCAACTGCGTATGATGATCCCGGTCAGCGCTCGCGCGGTCATGGGTCGTGCCGAACTCACACGTTCCCTGCGCACCCCTGATCGACGTGCCGCCGAAGCTAACGCCTACCCGATCCTTGCCGAGTGGAAGCGGATGATCGCCGCAGCGACCTGCTCTGGCGCTACAGACTACACGCAAATTTACCGACCCTCGCGCGCCGAGATTGAAGAAGCGGCACTCTTGGTTGGTTACGAAAATGCCGGCGAAAAGCTCGATGCGTTGATCAAACGCAAGGCACGCTTCGGGGAGAAGGCGTACACCGCCTTGGCCGACGCATTTGACCGCCGTCACAAGGAAGCCGTTCGCAACCTCCACGCTGGCGAGCAAGGCTTCTGGATCGATATCGCGCGTCGACAGGTAGCAAAGCGCAGTTGGCTATTGCCGGAGGATGGCGAGGAATTTCGCCTTTTTGTTGGCGCGATCCAACGTTGCGGTATTGACCTGTTTGCCAGCGCGCGTTCGAAGATTGCGGGCGATGATGGCGGATCGCCATCGAATTACGTCCGAACTGTTCAGCAGAACCGACAGAAGCGCGCCAAGGCGGGCGAGGGGATTCTCGACCTTTTCGATCAATATGCCGCCCAAAGGCTATTGGAGGGCCGAAAAAAGCGCGATAGCTTGGAACAGGACCGTAAGATTATCGAGCTATTCAGCGAATTCGTAGGCGGTGATCGGATACTAAAGTCGCTCGAACAAAAAGAAGTCCGCGACTGGCGCAATGCAGTTCGCTCTCTTCCGTCAGGATACAAAAAAAGAAAGCTTTATGATGGATTGTCGATGCGGGAGGCTGTTAAGGTTGCGCGCGAGCGAGGTGACGAAGGTGTTTCACTAAGTACCGTAAACAAATACCTTTCTGCCGTGTCCGCACTTTTTGTGTGGGCTACGCGAGAAGGCTATGCCGAGCGTAATCCCTGCGACGGATTATTCTACGACCTTGAGAAAGGCAAAAACGCTCGTCCGCCGTTTAGCGCGGATCAGCTAAATGCAATGCTATCGTCGCCGCTATTCACAGGATTCGAGAGGAAAGGAAAGGAGTTTAAGCGCGGCGACTGTATGGCGGACGACTGGCGGTATTGGATTCCATTGGTAGCCATGTTTACCGGCGCGAGGATCGGCGAAGTAGCGCAACTGTTTGTGGACGATGTTCAACAGGAGGACGGTCATAGCTTTTTGATCATCCGCAACGATGATGATCGCGAGCAAGGTACGAAAAACGGGCAAGATAGAATTGCTCCCATTCATTCTATATTGCAAAGAATAGGATTTCTATTGTTTGTTGAGCAACGTAGGTCCGAGTTGAAAGGTGGGCCGGGAGCGCTATTTCCTGAACTCACTCGAAATAATCGGGGTCAAATGGCTGCACCATCGCGCTTCTGGCGTACTTACCTAACCCGAATTGGGATCAAGGAAGGTGCCGATGGATTTGGTAGCCACTCATTCCGTCATGGTCTAGCCGATCAACTACGACAGGCTGGGTGCCTTGATAATGAAGTCGCCGTTGCCATCGGTCACAAACAGAAGACGGTGACAAGCGGCTATGGTAGGATTCGTCAGGGAAGCGCCGCGCGACTTGCCGCGTTGATCGAAGGTGCGAAATTTGAGGGCGTCAACTTTGCACCATTGATCGAGCGTGCGAACCGGCGCCATGGCGGGCCGATAGCCGTAGAAGGGCGATCCTAG